One Gossypium hirsutum isolate 1008001.06 chromosome A11, Gossypium_hirsutum_v2.1, whole genome shotgun sequence genomic window carries:
- the LOC107898559 gene encoding peroxidase A2 gives MSSFQMITSLFLLAMMVGASNAQLSATYYAKTCPNVSSIVRSVLRQAEQNDIWIFPKLVRLHFHDCFVHGCDASLLLNGTDSEKTATPNLSTDGYAVIDDIKTALEKTCARVVSCADILALAAQISVSLGGGPTWKVPLGRRDSRTAHREGTGTIPTGHESLAVIATLFKSMGLDSTDLVALSGVHTFGRARCAAFMDRLYNFNNVSGKIDPTLNGTYAKTLGQLCPKGGDVTSLIDLDEQTWLTFDNKYFLDLQNRRGLLQTDQELFSTKGAETVAIVNRFASSQSQFFNSFAKAMIKMGNINPLTGTNGEIRLDCRKIN, from the exons atgtCTTCGTTTCAAATGATTACTTCCCTTTTCCTGCTAGCAATGATGGTGGGGGCATCTAATGCTCAACTCAGTGCCACATATTACGCCAAAACCTGCCCCAATGTGTCCAGCATTGTTCGGAGTGTGCTACGGCAAGCTGAACAAAATGACATTTGGATATTTCCCAAGCTCGTTCGCCTTCACTTTCATGATTGTTTCGTCCAT GGTTGCGATGCCTCGCTACTGCTGAACGGTACGGACAGTGAGAAAACAGCAACCCCGAACCTTTCGACGGATGGATATGCTGTTATCGATGATATCAAAACAGCGTTGGAGAAAACTTGCGCTCGCGTCGTCTCGTGTGCTGATATTTTGGCCCTGGCTGCTCAAATTTCTGTTTCCTTG GGTGGAGGTCCAACATGGAAAGTCCCACTAGGAAGAAGGGACAGTCGGACCGCACACCGGGAAGGAACTGGAACCATCCCCACCGGACATGAGAGCCTTGCCGTTATTGCAACCCTGTTCAAGAGCATGGGACTTGATTCCACTGATCTAGTCGCTTTGTCCG GTGTTCACACATTTGGAAGGGCTCGATGTGCTGCATTCATGGACCGCCTCTACAATTTCAATAACGTATCAGGAAAAATTGACCCGACCCTCAACGGGACATACGCGAAAACACTTGGACAACTATGTCCCAAAGGCGGAGACGTCACGAGTTTGATCGATCTCGACGAACAAACTTGGCTTACGTTCGACAACAAGTACTTTTTGGATCTTCAAAACCGTAGGGGACTGCTTCAAACAGACCAAGAACTGTTCTCGACAAAAGGGGCTGAAACAGTGGCCATTGTCAACAGGTTTGCAAGCAGCCAAAGCCAATTCTTTAATAGCTTCGCAAAGGCCATGATAAAGATGGGGAACATAAACCCCTTGACTGGTACCAATGGAGAGATAAGGCTTGATTGCAGAAAGATcaattaa